The genomic DNA CTTTCATTTCTTCATAGCTTGCTTCACGAGCTAATACAAGACGATGTAAACCCTCTTCTTTCCAATACTGTGCTGCTTTCCAGTTGGATAGTGATTGCTGTGTGCTTAAATGCACCTCAACAGAAGGCGCTACACGTTTACAAGTCTCAATGATAAGCGGATCAGCAACGATAATCCCCGTTACGCCAGCTTTTTCAATCCCTTTTAAATATTCCTCTAGCCCGTCCATATTTTCATTATGTGCAAAGATATTTGTTGTTACGTATATTTTTGCTCCATACTTCTTTGCAAACTCAACGCCTTCTGCCATTTCTTCTAGCGTAAAATTACCTGCATTCGAACGAAGACCAAATTCTTGTCCACCTAAATATACAGCATCTGCCCCGTAATGGATAGCTACTTTTAATTTTTCTAAGTTACCCGCAGGGATTAACAGTTCAGGTTTCTTCACAATAACACGTTTGCCATCGATCACTCGTGAAATTTCTTGTACAGTCATTTCCTACACCCTCCTCGTTTAGTAAACCGTTTCTTTAAAGAAGAATCCTGTGTCTAACGGACGATTTACTGGTTGCATTTCTTCTATTTCTTTATATAGAGCATCTTTCAAGTCATAATATGCATCACGATCTTCCACACATAAATCAATCGCTTGACGATATTTCTTCGTTACTTCAATAATGTATTCAGAGCTTTTTAGTACACCATCGATTTTTAAGCTGTCAACTTCAGCTTCGATTAGTTCCTCTAATTCATCGATGAAACAAATATCGTTCGGACTCATAATATGAGTACCATTTTCATCTTCATAAATTGGATATTTATTGTTACGCTCTGGGTCATATAAGAACATATTCTCTTCATATTTTTTCTTTTCAATGTCAAGATTACGTCCTTGATACTCAAAGTAATTTCCTACTAATGAACGCTTCGATTGGAACATACAAGTCATACCGTGAATTTGTACTTCTAGTTCCACTTCAGCATTTTCTTTTAAATCAACAATTTCATCTAAGCTCAGCTCACGAGCTAATACAGCGCGCTTCGCTCCTCTTTGTCCCCAGTAATTACAAGTGAACCAGTTTGTTGCTGTCGTTTCTGTATTCCAGTGCAACTGCATATTTGGCGCTACTTCGCGAACAGCCATTAATACTGCTGGATCTCCGAAAACAATTGCATCTACATTTACTTCATTTAAAAATGAAACGTAATCTGTTAATTCTTCTACTTTATCGTTGTGGAACATAGCGTTCATGGCTACGTATACTTTCACACCATTTTCATGTGCAATCTTCACAGTTTGTTTTACATCTTCACGTGAAAACTCCCCTGCTAAACGTAAACCAAACTTTTGCTCACCGATCATTACCGCATCTGCTCCTGCTTTCGCAAGAAGTTCGATATCCGCCACCGCTCTTGGCGTTACTAACAATTCAGGTTTCTTCATACCTTGGTCACCCTCTCTTTTTACTAACAGCTACTCCATCACCAATTGGGAAAATCGTTGTATCGTATCCTTCATGGTTCATAAGCCACTCATTGTACGTCTTAATACGACGGATTAAACCACGTGTACGTCTGTTTTCAATTTTCTCTTTTGTCGTTACAAGACCATGGTACATAACATTATCTGAAATAATTACGCCACCAGGATTTAATAACGGTTCATATAAGTCAAAAAAGCGACGATACTGTCCTTTTGCTGCATCAATAAAAATAACGTCAAATGTCCCGTGTTCTTTTACTTGTTCACCTGTCTCTAACGCATCACCGTAAATAACTGAAATACGATCTGTTACTGGGGAACGTTCTATATATTCAAGTGCTTTTTCATATCGCTCACGATTGCGCTCAACTGTCACAATACGTGAATTTGAAATAGCTTGCATCATACGAATACTAGAATAACCGATTGCTGTTCCAAGTTCTAAAATGCTTTTCGGTCCAATTAAACGTAAAAATTGCAGCATAAATTCCATTCCAAGTCGATCCATAATCGGCACATGATTTTCTGTTGCATATTCTTCCATTTCAAGAATTAATTTATCTTTCGGATCAATAAATGATAATAGGTACTCGTTAACTGCATCCTCCATAAATGGTCCTCCTTATTTACATGGAGAAGTGCCTCTATGACGTCTTTTCCCACATAGAATGCAATAAAAATACAAGCCAGTTTTACCCTTAGCTTGTACGTCCCGTTTTGATATTAAAAACGATTCTTCTGCCAGTTTTTAACCCGATATATTTTACCACAAAAAAGAGGGATGTGCGACTTTTTTCGCTATCCCTCCCCATTTCACTGTTTTTTCGTAATGTATTTTTGCTTTAATGCATTATGCTCTTCTAATGTTTTCGCATAGTACACTTCACCACTTGGTGCAGCTAAGAAATAATAATAATCTGTTTGCGCAGGTTCTAACGCAGCTTCCACTGAATGTTTACCAGAGTTTGCGATCGGCCCTACCGGCAATCCTTTTACAACATACGTATTGTACGGTGAGTTGACCTTTAAATCTTCGTATAATACACGTTGTTTATGCTTTCCAAGTGCATATAATACCGTTGGATCCGTTTGAAGCGGCATACCTTTCTCTAAACGATTATAAAAGACACTAGAGATCTTTTGACGATCTGTAAAACCAGTTGCCTCTTCTTCAATAAGTGAAGATAATGTTAAAAGCTGATGAACATCCCAGTTCTTTGCTTTCATTTTTGCCTCATTTTGAACAATGATTGCATTTGTTTTCTCAAGCATCGGAATTACGATTTCTTCTAACGTCGTATCTTTCTTATAAAATGAATACGTCGCAGGATATAAATAACCTTCTAATGGGTATTTAATATTACTATCAAAGATTTTATCCGTTAATAACTTCGGATACTTTTGCTGCATTTTTTGAATAAATGCTTTATCGTTTAATTGACGCGTAACATCATCTTTATTCCACTTTAGTTCTGCCGCAATCGTTTCTGCAATTTCAGTTACTTGAGCTCCTTCTTTGATCGTCACTTTATAAAGAGCTGGACGATGCACGTTGCCAGATGACATTTGTTCGATAACATCTTTAGCATTCATCGAAGGATTTAATAAATATGTACCTGCTTGTAAACTTTTCGATTTAGCCTTTGTATAAAAACTAAAAACTGTACCGTTTTTCACAGCGCCTTTTTCTTCTAAAATTTCTCCAATTTTACTTGTAGATGATCCTTTCGGAATTTCTACTTCAATCTCTTTTTTATTCCCGCTATCAACTGGTCCTAATGCGGATGAAATATACGCATAGACTGAACCACAAACTAAAAGCAGTGCAATAATCGAAAATAAAAAGATGCGTCTACGCTTCTTTTTCACTTGATTCTCTATCAAAACTCTTCCTCCTTATTCAATTGTAGACCATATGTATATGTTTCTATACAGCATGATGGAAAGCCACAACAAATTCGCCTATCTTTTTTAGTATCCATTTTATTTTTCTACAATCCGTCTCATTATACTACAAAGGATTACACAGTTTCGACAAAAAATCTTTCATTTTACATATAAATACAAAAAAAAGATGGACTGTATGTCGTCCATCTTTTCAGTACTTATTATTCAGCTTCTTGCTCATCAGCAAGAGTGTTGAACATTTCTTGTACCATTTCCCACTCTTCTTCAGATTCGATTGGAAGTAAACTTCCGCCCTCTTCTTCATTTTGCTCATAAGCCATTGCATCATAAATTTGGTCTCCATCTTCGTCTACTTCACCGATTGGAGAGAAGACTACGTATGATTTTTTACCAAATTTTTCAGCATCAAAAGTGAAAATAATTTCACATAAATGTTCGTTACCTTTTTCGTCTACAATTGTAATTTGATTTTCTTCCATTTTGGTCACCTCTTATTTACTATCTAAAAATCCTTGTAAGATTACGACTGCAGCCATCTTATCGATTACTTGTTTTCGCTTCTTACGGCTTACATCCGCTGAAATGAGTAGACGTTCCGCTGCCATCGTCGACAAACGCTCGTCCCACATTACAACGTCTAATTGTAACAGCTCTCGTAGGTTTTCTGCAAATTGTTGGCACGCTTCACCACGTGGGCCAATTGTACCATTCATATTTTTAGGTAAACCTACTACTATTTTGTCCACATTGTACTGCTTTACTAACTCAGAAATACGATCAAAACCAAAGTGACCTCGTTCTTCGTTAATCTTAATTGTTTCTAATCCTTGTGCTGTCCAGCCCATTTCGTCGCTCATTGCAACTCCGACTGTTTTTGTACCTACATCTAAACCTAATATCCGCATAAACTACTCCTCACGATGATGTTTCAAGTAAGACTTCACAAGCTCTTCAATGATCTCATCACGTTCAAGCTTACGAACGATGCTTCGTGCATCTTTATGGCGAGGTATGTATGCTGGGTCTCCACTTAATAAATAACCGACGATTTGGTTAATCGGATTATAGCCTTTTTCTTGAAGTGCATCATACACAGTTAAAAGTACATCATTTACATGGACACTCTGTTTTTCATCTTGAATGCTAAACTTCATTGTTTTATCAAAACCGTCCATTTCAAGCACCTCACTTATATAGTAAGTATAGGGAGAAGAACTTCTCCTCTCCCTACCATTGTACACTACTATCTCTTTATTTTGAAACAGATTTAACGTACTCTTGTACAAATGCTAAAGCTTCTTCGACTTGAGCTGGGTTTTTACCACCTGCTTGTGCCATATCAGGACGGCCACCACCGCCACCGCCGCAACGAGAAGCTACTTCTTTCACAAGTTTACCAGCATGGTAACCTTGGCTAATTAAGTCTTTCGTTACACCTGCTAGGATGTTTACTTTATCGTCATTAACAGACGCTAATACAACAACTGCTGACTCTAATTTATTTTTTAGATCATCCATCATCGTACGTAAGTTGTTCATATCTGCAACATTTACTTTCGCTGCTAATACATTCACACCATCAACTGTCATTACAGAATCAGTTAAGTTTCCAGCTTCAATATTGCTTAATTTCGCAGCAAGAGATTCGTTTTCTTTTTGAAGTTGTTTCACTTCAGCAAATAGACCATCAACTCTTGTTAAAATATCTTTCGGATTTGTTTTCATTTTTCCTGCTGCTTCTTTTAATAAACCTACTTGATCGTTCATTAATTCGTATGCAGACTTACCAGTTACCGCCTCAATACGACGAGTTCCTGCACCGATACCAGACTCAGCAACGATTTTGAAAATACCGATAGAAGCTGTATTATCAACGTGACAACCACCGCAAAGCTCTAAGCTGTAATCGCCAACTTGTACAACGCGTACAACATCACCGTATTTTTCACCGAATAATGCCATTGCGCCCATTTCTTTTGCTTCTCCGATTGATTTTTGAGAAATCTCAACGTTAATACTTTCCCAAATTTTCTCGTTTACCATACGCTCAATTTTTTCTAATTCGTCAGCTTGCACTTGACCGAAGTGAGAGAAGTCAAAGCGTAGACGTTCAGAAGTTACAAGAGAACCTGCTTGATTAACATGCGTTCCAAGTACGTCTTTTAATGCTTGGTGTAGTAAGTGAGTTGCTGTATGATTTTTCACAACGCTACTACGGTTTTTCGTATCGATAACAGCTTTCACAGCTGCATCTTTCGTTAACGTGCCTTCTTCCACAGCTACTTTGTGTAAGTTTTGACCATTTGGTGCTTTTTGTACGTCTTTTACAAGAACTTTCACGCCGTCAGCAAGAAGGTAACCACGGTCAGCAATTTGTCCACCGCTCTCAGCGTAGAATGGTGTTACGTCAAGAATTAACTGTCCTTCTTCCCCTGCTTGTAAGCTATCTGTGTACTCACCCTTTTTCACAAGTGCAACAACGTTACTTTCCGTTGCAACTGTACCGTAACCAACGAACTCACTCGCTACTTTAACTTCTCCAAGTACACCGCCTTGAACTTGCATTGAGTCAACGTCTTGACGAGCAGCACGTGCACGCTCACGTTGTTTTTCCATTTCATTTTCGAAGCCTTCTTGGTCAACTGTCATACCAGCTTCTTCTGCATATTCTTCTGTTAATTCGATTGGGAAACCGTATGTGTCATATAGACGGAACGCATCTACTCCAGAAATAACAGTTGTTTTTTCTTCTTTTGCTTTTGCAATAACTTCAGCTAAAATTGCTTCACCATCATGAAGTGTTTCATGGAAACGCTCTTCTTCATTTTTCACAACTTTCGCAATGAAATCTTTCTTTTCAAGTACTTCTGGATAGAAGTCTTTCATTACTTCTCCAACAACCGGTACCAATTCAAACATGAATGGACGGTTAATGTTTAATTTCTTCGAATAACGAACAGCGCGGCGTAATAAGCGACGTAATACATAACCACGACCTTCGTTAGATGGAAGAGCACCGTCACCAACAGCGAATGTTACTGTACGGATATGGTCAGCAATTACTTTGAATGCCATATCTTTTTCTAAATCGCCATTACGATATTTCTCACCAGAAATTGATTCTGTTGCACCAATCATCGGCATGAATAGGTCTGTATCAAAGTTTGTAGGCACATCTTGAACGATAGATGTCATACGTTCTAGACCCATCCCTGTATCAATGTTTTTCTTAGGAAGTGGTGTATATGAACCGTCTGGATTATGGTTAAATTGAGAGAATACAAGGTTCCATACTTCTAAGTAACGCTCGTTTTCTCCGCCTGGATATAATTCTGGGTCACTAAAGTCATTACCGTAAGCTTCCCCGCGGTCATAGAAAATCTCTGTATTCGGTCCACTTGGTCCTTCACCAATATCCCAGAAGTTTTCTTCTAAGCGGATAATACGCTCTTTTGGAACGCCCATTTTTTCATTCCAAATTGTGAATGCTTCTTCATCTTCTGGATGGATTGTAACTGATAGTAATTCTTTATCGAATCCGATCCATTTGTCGCTCGTTAAGAATTCCCAAGCCCATGTAATTGCTTCTTCTTTGAAGTAATCACCGATTGAGAAGTTTCCTAACATTTCAAAGAATGTATGGTGACGAGCTGTTTTCCCTACGTTTTCAATATCGTTTGTACGAATTGATTTTTGAGCATTTGTAATACGTGGATTTTGTGGGATTACACGTCCATCAAAATATTTTTTTAATGTAGCTACACCACTATTAATCCATAGAAGAGATGGATCTTCATGTGGAACTAGTGATGCACTAGGTTCTACTGCATGTCCTTTTTCTTGGAAAAAGTCTAAAAACATTTGACGAATTTGTGCGCCTGTTAGTTGTTTCATTGTATTTTCCTCCTTAAATATAAAAAACTCCCGTCCCTATAAAAGGGACGAGAGTTAACTCGCGATACCACCCTAATTATGAATTGATTACAATAACAATCAATTCATCACCTCATGGTGCCGTAACGTGGCAAGACGGCAGTGATTAGCTGCTCTCAGGATTAGCTTTCTGTTACCCTTCATTTAAAGCTTCTTTCAGCCATATGGAAGCTTCTCTCTATAAATGGACTGTAACGTACTTGTTCCGTCATTGATTTAATGTATTATATGACTAAATATAATAGAATTCTCTTAAGTTTGTCAATGTAGATAATCATTTATATTGTATTAATTGCTTATTTATCATAGGTATTCTACTATTCATTCTTAACAGCCTTTTCATATATTATGCGTTTATTAACAAATCGGAATCTCCTTACAAGAATAATTTATAAAAAATTATAAATATTACCTTTTTTGCTATAATTAAATTATTGTTAATAAAATAAAGGAGCGATCACAATGACAACCTTACTTAGCAAAGCTAAAAACATATTAGCGACTAACGAAACAATATTACTTTACGCAGCATGTTCATTAGACATATTTATTTATCGTTCCGTCGCGAGACCAGGCCTATTGATTTTAACGAACAAAAGGCTATTCTTTTATGGACCAGATGTAAGTAACAATCCAATATTTGAAGAGTACTCTTTCGCAAAAATTTCTAATCTAAAAGAACAAAAGCGTCTTTTCAACAATCAAATTGTATTTATGTATGATAACGAATGGAAAAAAATAAAACATATTCAAACAAATGATGTGAGCTCCCTCGTTCAAAAGATACACGAGCAGATTTCTAAATAAATATACGATTAGCCCTCTATTTCTTACATAGAGGGCTTCTATACTTACACATCTTCTTTTTTCAAGAGAGGCTTCACATGAACAATGACGGTGCGAATAACTGCTAAGATGGGAACCGATATTAGTAACCCTACAATACCAGCTACTTCCCCTCCAACTAGTAATGCAAGCATAATAATAACGGGATGCATACGAAGTGACTTACCAACAATGTAAGGCGATAAAATGTTACTTTCCACAAATTGCAAAATAGCAATCGTAATACCCGCCTTAATAAGTAAGCTCGTTGATACTGTTGCTGCAATCATTAACGTCGGGATCGCTCCTAAAATAGGGCCGAAGTACGGGATTATATCCGTTACCCCAATAATAATACCAAGCAATAATGGATATTTCATACCGATAAACCAAAAAGAAAGAGCTGATACTCCCCCTAATACCAAACAAACAAATAACTGTCCTCGAATATAACTTCCAAGTGACTTATCAATTTCTTTCGCAAGCATTTGCCCCGTACCTCGCCATTTACTTGGGACTAGTTTCCAAAAGATATGATAAAACTCACCATAATCTTTTAATATGTAAAATACAATGAACGGTATTAAGAAAATAATGAGCAATGAATCGAGTACACCACGAGCTGTACTCATCACTTTATTTAAAAGCGCTTGAATCTTCGTTTCCACACCCACAAAAAGTTGTTTCACCTTTTCATGAATGAACGAAGGGAAATTCGCTGTTTGTTCTGTAACGCCATCCATCCACGAATCGTACATCTTTGTAAACTGCGGAAATTGTTCATTAATCTCTTGTAACTGTTTAATAACGACTGGCGTTCCTTTATAAATCCCATAACCAATTCCGCCAAAGAAAAGGATATAAATAAGCAAAATGGCAAGTGTACGGGGCATCCCTTCCTTATGGATTTTTTCAATTAAAGGATGCAATAAATACGCAATAAAACAAGCGATAAGAAATGGCGTGATTGCTACTTTAAATACAAAAATAATCGGTGCCCATAGTGGCTTAATTTTTAAAAAGACGAGCAAACAAAGAAAAACAAGTAATAATAATCCTAAACGATATATCCAAATGATTTTAAGATTCTTCACATGAAAAACCTCCTCCACCTTTATTTTGAAAATAAATGGGGTAGGTTATGTGCGAAACTTTTAAAATCTTTTCATGCGGACCATACTGTTTTTTAAAGACGTACATATAAATAACATAACAAGGACAACCACCCCTGAGAATACAGCATGAATTAATATAATCAGGAGGGCTAATTATGGTTTTGTTTATGCTTGGATTATCAGCACTTTTTATGATTCTTGAATGGATTTGTATCGGGTTTGGTATTTGGAAGGGGTTCTTTATTCGTTCCTCACGTAAAGAAAAAGCGAAGCAATTATGGCAGTATGGAATACTCGGCGTTGGCTGCTACGGTCTATCTTATCTTTTCTCAGAAATCGGACTTTTTTATTTGCATATGAGCGCATAAAAAAACTCCCTCGTCAATAAGGGAGTTTTTCACTTTATCGAAATGATTATAAGTAAGACTTAATCATCTTACGTGCTTTTTTCATATTGCGTTTTGAAAATACATCTTGCTTACGAGCATATTGATATGCTGCAGCTCCAACACCTAATGCGATTAATGAATTGCGTAGATTCAAAGTAAATCCCCCTTTTCGTTATCCGATCGTTCTTTCATTCTCATCAAATAAATCATCAAGAGAGCTTAATGAACCATCTTCCTCAACTTGATGCGTATGGATTTTCCCCTTTGAAACCGATAATTCGATATAACAATTCCAGCAATAAAATTGGTTGACACCTATTTTTCCAATGTCTTTCCCTTTGCAATTTGGACAAATGAACATATGGCTTTCATCTCCTTACAGACTCCCAGATTCTATTCGCCATTATGTCCAAACTGCATTCGTTTATACATCGCTGGAGCCTTTCAACGCTATGCGTTTGAAAGTTTCACTATATAATTTCACCTTGTTACATGAAATCATACGGTGAAATGTTTTCCACGTCCATTTCTTCGCCATTAACTGTGACCATCTGTACTTCTCCTTGTGATTCCTGCAAGCGACTAGCCAAAGTTGTTTGACGCATTGCATCATCAAGGCGATTTACACCGGATTTGAAAGCTGCTTCCTCCCCGCAAATAATAAGGAACTTCTTACTTCTTGTAATGCCCGTGTAAATTAAATTACGACGTAACATACGGTTGTAACTTTTCACGATCGGCATAATAACAATCGGAAATTCACTACCTTGTGATTTATGAATGGAACAACAATATGCATGCGTAATTTGATTTAAATCGGGCTTTGTATACGTTACCTCAATTCCATCAAATGAAACGATAATCATATCTTGTTGCTCAACGTTTTCTTTCGCATAAAACACCGAAACAATTTCTCCAATATCACCATTAAACACCTGGCTCTCTGGCTGATTAACGAGTTGCAGTACTTTATCGCCTCTTCGGTATACAACATCACCGTAAGCAATTTCTTTACTCTTTTCCCTCTTCGGATTAAATACTTGTTGCAATGCTTCGTTTAATACATTAATACCAGCAGGCCCGCGGTACATCGGCGCTAATACTTGGACATCCCTTGCACTAAATCCTTTTGTTTTAGCATTTTCACAAACTTTTTTCACAACCTCAACAATTTGAGCCCCTGTACAGCTGATAAATGAACGATCTTTTTTATTTTGTGCTAAATCTGGCGGGAGCGTGCCGTCTTTGATTGCATGGGCAAGTTGAATAACAGATGAGCCTTCTGCTTGACGATAAATTTCAGTAAGCTTCACTGTCGGAACTGCGCCTGCATTTAATAAATCTTTTAATACTTGTCCAGGTCCTACAGATGGCAACTGATCTTCATCACCTACAACGATAACTTGAATGTTCGTCGGTAGCGACTTAAATAGCTGATTCGCAAGCCAAATATCAACCATTGAAAATTCATCAATAATAAGGAGCTTACCTTGGACAGGATCCGTTTCATTACGCTGGAAAGATCCTTCTGGCGTCCAGCCAAGCAAACGGTGAATTGTGCAAGCTGGAAGTCCTGTCGATTCACTCATCCGCTTCGCTGCTCTTCCTGTTGGAGCTGTTAATAGTATTGGAAATGGATTATCATCACTGTATTCATTCGGATTTAACGATAATCCGTGAAGTGACGCATACATTTCAACAATCCCTTTAATAACAGTTGTTTTCCCCGTTCCTGGTCCACCTGTTAATAACATCATTGGCTTATGAAGTGCCGTTTGAATCGCTTCTTGCTGAAACGGTGCATACTGCACGTTTAACTGTTCTTCAATTTCACCTAATGTTTTTAACACTTCTGCTTCAGGAAATGAAGGTGTTTCCTCTTGATTCATCAATCGACGAATAGACTTTACAACACCTTTTTCAGAGTAGAATAAAGTTGCTAAATACACTCGTTCTTCTTCTATGATGACTTTCCCTTCACTTTGCATCGTTTCAATACAACCTATAATATCTTCCTCAGTCACTCTTCCTTCTTGATTGTTTAAAAGTGACATCGTTTCTCTTACAAGTTGATCTTTCCTCATATAAACGTGACCAAGTTGCAATGAGACATTCTCTAATGTGTAAAAACATCCCGCTCGTACACGGTCGTCGTGATTACCCGATATTCCTAACGCACGCCCTATATCATCCGCTCGTCCAAAACCAATCCCGTCCACTTCTTCAATAAGTTGATACGGATTATTACGAATCACTTCTAATGTCATCTCTTTATATTGCTGGTAAATCTTAATAGAAAGTTTCGTTCCAAAACCGTAACCATTTAAAAAGCTCATTACTTTCTCTAATCCTTGATGTTCAACAATTGTCTCATATATTTCCTGAGCCTTTTGTTTGTTAACAACACCATTTAACGCCTCAGGGTCATCCATAATTTTAGAAATAGCATGTTCCCCGAGATGATCCACAATTTTTTCCGCTGTACGCTTTCCTATCCCTTTAAATAAATCACTCGCTAAATATTGCACCATACCTGCTTTTGTTTGCGGCAATTCTTTTTTAAATGTTTCAACCATATATTGTTTTCCATACTTTGGATGGTCCTTAAAGTGACCTGTCAATGTAAACACTTCATCTTCATGCATGCGGGGAAAATGACCGTTTATCATTACTTTCTTTTCGTCATATGTTTCATTCGTTTCAATGACTTTCATACTGACAACGGAATAGAGGTTTTCTTCGTTGTGGAAAATGGTATGAAGAACTTGCGCTTTTATAAACTTTTTCTCTTCCTCAAACAAATCCATTGCATGTTGATTTCCCATCTTTCCTCTCCTTTCCGATATTTTCACTTTAATGAGCAGTACATCCCCCACCTCTTTAGATGAGGGATAACTACCCATTAAACTATATTTTTATCTTATTCAGCTTCTTGCTCTAATAAACGAACGCCATTACCCGCTAAAAAGTGATCTGGCTGAATTTCAGTTGCTTTCTTAAATAAAGCGAGAGCCTTCTCATTATTTTCCTCAAATACGTACGCAACACCTAAATTGTAATACGCATCTGCATGCTCTTCATCCATTTCTAATACCTTTTCAAAATAAGGTTTCGCCTCTTGAATGTGTTCTAGTCGAGCGAAGCAAAGTCCGCACTGGAATACAGCTTCCACATCGTTTTCATCTAATTCTGTTGCTCTTTGTAAGAATGGTAGTGCAAGACGATCATTTCCAAGCTGTACATGTGTGATACCTAACATAAATGTTACATCAGCTGATTGTAATCCAGCTTGCATTGCTTGTTCAAATACAGCTTTCGCCTCAGTAAATTGCTCTTGGCCATAATATACATTTCCTAAACCATAATAGGCAGCTGCAGATTTATCATCTAACTCTAGTGCACGTTTATAAAATAAAATCGCTCGTTCGCTATCACCTAATACGTCTAATAAATTTGCAAAATTAATGTATCCAAGCGCATCTTTTGGATTTTCTTCGATTGCTTCTGTAAAATTTTTAGCTGCTTCTTCCCAATTTCCTTCTTGCATATATTGAATACCTGTTTCAAGTTTGTTTGACATGTCCTTCACCTCTACAACAAATTATAACAAAGAATGTATTTTCCAAGCGAACGAAAATTCGCTTTATGTAAAAGAAACCTCTAACCGCTAATCGGCAGAGGCTTCTCATTTATCCTAAATAATCCAATTTCTTACCACTACGGTATACTTCATCAATTGTAGCACCGCCTAAGCACTCATCTCCATCATAGAACACAACTGCTTGTCCTGGTGTAATTGCACGAATTGGCTCATCACAAAGAATACGAACTGTATTTTCATCAACGATTTGAACCGTTACTTTATTGTCTTCTTGACGATAACGGAATTTCGCCGTGCACTTAAATTCTGTTTCTTTTACTTTGTTACTTACCCATCCTACATTCGTAGCAATAACTTCATCACCATATAGAAGTTCGTTATGGAATCCTTGATCAACATATAAAATGTTTTCTTTCAAGTTTTTCCCAACAGCAAACCACGGATCACCGTTACCACCAATTCCAAGTCCATGACGTTGTCCAATTGTATAGTACATTAAACCGTCATGCTTTCCTTTCACTTCACCAGATAATGTTTGCATTACACCTGGTTGCGCTGGTAAGTAGTTACTTAAGAAATCTTTAAAGTTACGCTCACCAATGAAGCAAATA from Bacillus cereus G9842 includes the following:
- the alaS gene encoding alanine--tRNA ligase yields the protein MKQLTGAQIRQMFLDFFQEKGHAVEPSASLVPHEDPSLLWINSGVATLKKYFDGRVIPQNPRITNAQKSIRTNDIENVGKTARHHTFFEMLGNFSIGDYFKEEAITWAWEFLTSDKWIGFDKELLSVTIHPEDEEAFTIWNEKMGVPKERIIRLEENFWDIGEGPSGPNTEIFYDRGEAYGNDFSDPELYPGGENERYLEVWNLVFSQFNHNPDGSYTPLPKKNIDTGMGLERMTSIVQDVPTNFDTDLFMPMIGATESISGEKYRNGDLEKDMAFKVIADHIRTVTFAVGDGALPSNEGRGYVLRRLLRRAVRYSKKLNINRPFMFELVPVVGEVMKDFYPEVLEKKDFIAKVVKNEEERFHETLHDGEAILAEVIAKAKEEKTTVISGVDAFRLYDTYGFPIELTEEYAEEAGMTVDQEGFENEMEKQRERARAARQDVDSMQVQGGVLGEVKVASEFVGYGTVATESNVVALVKKGEYTDSLQAGEEGQLILDVTPFYAESGGQIADRGYLLADGVKVLVKDVQKAPNGQNLHKVAVEEGTLTKDAAVKAVIDTKNRSSVVKNHTATHLLHQALKDVLGTHVNQAGSLVTSERLRFDFSHFGQVQADELEKIERMVNEKIWESINVEISQKSIGEAKEMGAMALFGEKYGDVVRVVQVGDYSLELCGGCHVDNTASIGIFKIVAESGIGAGTRRIEAVTGKSAYELMNDQVGLLKEAAGKMKTNPKDILTRVDGLFAEVKQLQKENESLAAKLSNIEAGNLTDSVMTVDGVNVLAAKVNVADMNNLRTMMDDLKNKLESAVVVLASVNDDKVNILAGVTKDLISQGYHAGKLVKEVASRCGGGGGGRPDMAQAGGKNPAQVEEALAFVQEYVKSVSK
- a CDS encoding PH domain-containing protein, with amino-acid sequence MTTLLSKAKNILATNETILLYAACSLDIFIYRSVARPGLLILTNKRLFFYGPDVSNNPIFEEYSFAKISNLKEQKRLFNNQIVFMYDNEWKKIKHIQTNDVSSLVQKIHEQISK
- a CDS encoding AI-2E family transporter gives rise to the protein MKNLKIIWIYRLGLLLLVFLCLLVFLKIKPLWAPIIFVFKVAITPFLIACFIAYLLHPLIEKIHKEGMPRTLAILLIYILFFGGIGYGIYKGTPVVIKQLQEINEQFPQFTKMYDSWMDGVTEQTANFPSFIHEKVKQLFVGVETKIQALLNKVMSTARGVLDSLLIIFLIPFIVFYILKDYGEFYHIFWKLVPSKWRGTGQMLAKEIDKSLGSYIRGQLFVCLVLGGVSALSFWFIGMKYPLLLGIIIGVTDIIPYFGPILGAIPTLMIAATVSTSLLIKAGITIAILQFVESNILSPYIVGKSLRMHPVIIMLALLVGGEVAGIVGLLISVPILAVIRTVIVHVKPLLKKEDV
- a CDS encoding YrzQ family protein; the protein is MNLRNSLIALGVGAAAYQYARKQDVFSKRNMKKARKMIKSYL